A genomic region of Paenibacillus sp. PL2-23 contains the following coding sequences:
- a CDS encoding extracellular solute-binding protein — protein sequence MKKTKASLLAAVLSVFMILVSVTAACSSNSEEASQSSNSPTQSAAPQDNTNEATTYPIQTDKKLTYWAGINSNLAGIRNSLDEVPFFQEWQKRTGVPLTFISPTAGQQKEALNVMLASGELPDVIEYSWINFPGGPEKAIKDGYILRLNELMDQHAPNLKKYLEEHPEVDRLVKTDSGSYYGFPFIRGDESLLVFSGPIVRQDWLDELGLEVPTTIDEWYTVLKAFKEKKGASAPLSFLSEGKLAGLGNGAIIGAFGINQSFYLDNGQIKYGPAEPQYKDFLATMSKWYAEGLLDKNIATTDLKTLDANMISGATGVTLGNAGSHLGKWTPLLSEKDPKAVLAPAPYPVMNKGDVPRFGQLDNPFAVNGTAAITSKSKNPELAVKMLDYAYSEEGHMLFNFGVEGVSYTMENGYPTYTDLMMKNPDKLAPAQALSLYIRGNYFGPFVQDKRYSEQYNVLQSQKDSIEVWKTDAKSTKLPPITATPEESTELAKIMTDVETLVNEMTLKIILGSEPLSSYDSYMKKLETLNFDRAIEIQKAALERFNKR from the coding sequence GTGAAAAAGACAAAAGCAAGCTTGTTGGCTGCAGTACTTTCAGTATTCATGATTCTAGTCAGTGTAACAGCAGCATGCTCCAGCAATTCAGAGGAGGCAAGCCAGAGCTCGAACAGCCCGACACAAAGCGCAGCCCCACAAGACAATACGAATGAGGCAACGACCTATCCCATTCAAACGGATAAGAAGCTTACGTATTGGGCGGGCATTAATTCCAATCTGGCTGGGATCCGCAACTCGTTGGATGAGGTGCCGTTTTTCCAGGAATGGCAGAAGAGAACGGGAGTTCCATTGACCTTCATTTCACCTACGGCGGGTCAACAGAAAGAGGCGCTTAATGTCATGCTCGCTTCCGGTGAATTGCCTGATGTGATTGAATATTCCTGGATTAATTTCCCTGGCGGACCGGAGAAGGCCATTAAAGATGGCTACATTCTAAGACTGAATGAATTAATGGATCAGCATGCGCCCAACCTGAAAAAATATTTGGAGGAGCATCCAGAGGTTGATCGCCTGGTGAAAACAGATTCAGGCAGTTATTATGGATTCCCGTTTATCCGTGGAGATGAATCCCTGCTGGTCTTCTCAGGTCCTATCGTTCGTCAAGATTGGCTGGATGAGCTTGGTCTTGAGGTTCCGACTACCATCGATGAATGGTATACCGTATTGAAGGCGTTTAAGGAGAAGAAGGGAGCTTCTGCGCCATTATCGTTCCTAAGCGAAGGTAAGCTGGCAGGCCTTGGGAACGGAGCGATTATTGGAGCATTTGGCATCAATCAAAGCTTCTATTTGGATAATGGACAGATTAAGTATGGTCCTGCAGAGCCTCAGTATAAGGATTTCCTGGCCACAATGAGCAAGTGGTATGCGGAAGGGCTGTTGGACAAAAACATTGCAACAACCGATCTAAAAACGTTAGATGCCAATATGATCAGCGGTGCGACGGGTGTAACTCTTGGTAATGCTGGTTCACATCTAGGGAAATGGACACCGCTCCTTAGCGAGAAGGATCCGAAAGCCGTATTGGCTCCAGCGCCTTATCCCGTCATGAATAAAGGGGATGTTCCTAGATTTGGACAGCTGGATAATCCTTTCGCTGTCAATGGCACGGCTGCGATTACCTCGAAAAGCAAAAATCCGGAGTTAGCTGTAAAGATGCTGGATTATGCTTACAGCGAGGAAGGTCATATGCTCTTTAACTTCGGGGTTGAAGGCGTCAGCTATACCATGGAAAATGGTTATCCCACTTACACGGACTTGATGATGAAAAATCCGGATAAGCTGGCTCCTGCCCAAGCCTTGTCCCTCTATATCCGCGGCAATTATTTTGGTCCCTTTGTGCAAGACAAACGCTACAGCGAACAATATAATGTGCTGCAATCGCAGAAGGATTCTATTGAAGTCTGGAAGACGGATGCTAAATCAACAAAGCTGCCGCCCATTACGGCAACACCTGAGGAAAGTACCGAATTGGCTAAAATTATGACGGATGTGGAAACGCTTGTTAATGAGATGACACTCAAAATTATTTTGGGAAGCGAGCCATTATCCAGCTATGATTCCTACATGAAGAAGCTGGAAACGCTTAACTTTGACAGAGCGATTGAAATTCAAAAGGCGGCTTTGGAGCGATTCAATAAACGTTAA
- a CDS encoding carbohydrate ABC transporter permease, producing MTKKSRLERTFDVCLYTVLSVLVVITLYPLIYVAFASISDAAYIVAHKGILWKPVGVNFEAYKSVFANDAIWSGYKNTLFIIVFGVILNLFMTSLGAYVLSRKNVMLNKPFMIFIIITMFFHGGLIPFYLVVKGVGLLDTLWAPIIPFAINTFNLIILRTSFQSIPDSLEEAAKMDGANHLVILFRIILPLSLPIMAVMTLYYAVDKWNGWFYSSIFISDRDLFPLQLVIREILIANSTEGMSSGGSGNDLFQIGETIKYATIMVSTLPILMVYPYLQRYFVKGVMVGSLKG from the coding sequence ATGACCAAAAAATCCAGACTTGAGCGAACGTTTGATGTTTGCTTATATACAGTCTTGTCGGTGTTGGTTGTGATTACCTTGTACCCTCTCATCTATGTGGCATTTGCTTCGATCAGCGATGCAGCGTATATCGTTGCTCACAAAGGGATCTTGTGGAAGCCGGTAGGAGTTAATTTCGAGGCGTATAAGAGCGTTTTTGCCAATGATGCCATATGGAGCGGATACAAGAATACATTATTTATCATCGTATTTGGAGTTATACTGAACCTGTTTATGACGTCGCTGGGAGCTTACGTGCTGTCACGCAAAAATGTCATGCTGAACAAACCGTTTATGATTTTTATCATCATTACGATGTTCTTTCATGGGGGTCTGATTCCTTTCTATCTGGTTGTGAAAGGCGTAGGGCTGCTGGATACGCTTTGGGCGCCTATTATTCCATTTGCTATTAACACGTTTAATTTGATTATATTAAGAACCTCGTTCCAATCCATTCCTGATAGTCTGGAAGAAGCGGCCAAGATGGACGGTGCCAATCACCTTGTTATTTTGTTTCGTATTATTCTGCCGTTATCCTTGCCTATCATGGCGGTCATGACGCTTTATTATGCCGTAGACAAATGGAACGGCTGGTTCTATTCTTCAATCTTTATTAGTGACAGAGATTTATTCCCGTTGCAATTGGTCATCAGAGAGATTCTGATAGCGAACTCGACAGAGGGGATGTCATCTGGCGGATCAGGCAACGACTTGTTCCAGATTGGCGAGACAATTAAATATGCGACCATTATGGTGTCAACTTTACCTATCCTGATGGTATATCCTTATCTGCAGCGATATTTCGTTAAAGGAGTAATGGTTGGATCACTAAAGGGCTAG
- a CDS encoding carbohydrate ABC transporter permease, whose amino-acid sequence MKMEIVKKQTVNAIAWLIGIGMFFPFIWLFTTSIKPSDEVYVFPPEFVPSSIEWGNFLLAWEDLGLRTFFNSVIFTSIVLIGQAIICLMSGFALAKIPAMGQKIFFVLLLMSMMVPSQVSLVPTFIIVKNLDWINTYQGLIVPIIAHTGFGTFLFRQFLADIPDEIAESAKMDGANWFTIFIKIFLPLSKPVIATFSCLTFLAAWNMYLWPLIITQKTDLWVLTLKLAAMSSEYTSAPWNVAMAANILAALPVIIIFLFSQRFFVESLSTTGMKN is encoded by the coding sequence ATGAAAATGGAGATTGTAAAAAAACAGACTGTAAATGCCATCGCTTGGCTGATTGGAATAGGGATGTTTTTTCCGTTTATTTGGCTATTTACGACCTCGATTAAGCCTTCAGATGAAGTATACGTTTTCCCTCCTGAATTTGTACCTTCGTCCATAGAATGGGGGAATTTTTTACTGGCTTGGGAAGATCTTGGGCTGAGGACTTTTTTCAATAGCGTCATTTTTACGAGTATTGTTCTTATTGGCCAAGCCATTATTTGTTTAATGTCGGGTTTTGCTTTGGCGAAAATACCCGCTATGGGACAAAAGATATTTTTTGTTCTGCTGCTGATGTCCATGATGGTACCCAGTCAAGTCAGTCTTGTTCCGACTTTTATCATTGTTAAAAACCTGGACTGGATTAATACGTATCAGGGGCTTATTGTTCCTATCATTGCACATACGGGATTTGGAACATTCCTGTTCAGACAGTTTTTGGCGGATATTCCGGATGAGATTGCGGAATCTGCCAAGATGGATGGCGCGAACTGGTTTACTATTTTCATCAAAATATTTCTCCCATTAAGCAAGCCCGTAATTGCTACTTTCTCGTGTTTAACATTTTTGGCTGCATGGAATATGTATTTGTGGCCACTTATTATTACGCAAAAAACAGATCTGTGGGTGCTTACATTAAAGCTGGCAGCTATGAGTTCAGAGTACACTTCTGCTCCTTGGAATGTAGCTATGGCTGCAAATATATTAGCTGCTTTGCCTGTTATTATAATATTTCTATTTTCTCAACGTTTCTTTGTCGAAAGTCTATCGACGACAGGGATGAAAAACTAA
- a CDS encoding glycoside hydrolase family 88 protein codes for MSDRNWFDHAWDQTVEKVNRTSRRIGVSYPHLSIDGTYDNNKSFWTKGFWPGMLWHIYNETKDERLKGIAIAIEDELDEVLNGFYILHHDVGFVWSLTAVAQYKLLGNESSKRRALIAASHLAGRFNLKGSFIRAWNDQQGGGRDNRGWVIIDCMMNLPILYWASEETGDPRFKHIAIAHADTVLKEHIREDGSVHHIVCFDPDTGERIGAMGGQGYSPESAWSRGASWAIHGFALSYRYTGEQRYLQAAKKAAHYFIASLPEDHVPYWDLRAPLEENMPRDTTAAACAASGLIEIGRSVPEQEQRFYLEWAERILKSLYEHYGAWDKEEEALLVKGTSHYPAGIGINTPIIYGDYFFMEALSKLRGNTELFW; via the coding sequence ATGTCGGATAGAAATTGGTTCGATCACGCCTGGGATCAGACAGTAGAGAAGGTGAACAGGACGAGCAGGCGTATAGGGGTGTCCTATCCGCATCTTTCTATTGATGGAACTTATGATAACAATAAGAGCTTCTGGACCAAGGGCTTCTGGCCCGGTATGTTATGGCATATATACAATGAGACGAAGGATGAGCGACTGAAGGGGATTGCCATTGCAATAGAAGATGAGCTGGATGAAGTGTTGAACGGATTCTACATCCTGCATCATGATGTAGGTTTTGTATGGAGCTTGACTGCAGTGGCGCAGTATAAATTACTGGGTAATGAATCCTCCAAGCGAAGAGCCCTTATCGCAGCAAGTCATCTCGCTGGCCGGTTCAATCTGAAGGGCAGCTTTATTCGAGCGTGGAATGATCAGCAAGGCGGCGGCAGGGACAATCGTGGATGGGTCATCATTGATTGTATGATGAATCTGCCTATTCTATATTGGGCATCTGAAGAAACAGGTGATCCGCGTTTCAAGCATATTGCGATCGCTCATGCAGACACCGTGCTGAAGGAGCACATTCGTGAGGACGGCTCTGTTCACCATATTGTCTGCTTTGATCCCGATACTGGGGAAAGAATAGGAGCCATGGGCGGTCAAGGCTATTCACCGGAATCTGCTTGGTCGAGAGGCGCGTCGTGGGCGATTCATGGATTCGCTTTGTCATACCGGTACACAGGAGAACAAAGATATCTGCAGGCGGCTAAGAAAGCAGCACATTATTTCATCGCCAGTCTGCCCGAAGACCATGTCCCTTACTGGGATCTGAGAGCGCCGCTTGAAGAGAATATGCCGAGAGATACCACAGCTGCGGCCTGCGCGGCGAGCGGATTAATCGAAATCGGCAGATCTGTGCCTGAACAGGAACAACGATTCTATCTGGAATGGGCAGAACGTATCCTGAAGTCGCTTTATGAGCATTATGGAGCTTGGGATAAAGAAGAGGAAGCGCTGCTGGTTAAGGGAACCTCGCATTATCCTGCAGGAATCGGTATTAACACGCCGATAATCTATGGAGATTACTTCTTTATGGAGGCGTTGTCGAAGCTGAGGGGCAATACAGAATTGTTTTGGTAA
- a CDS encoding L-fucose/L-arabinose isomerase family protein: MGLKAYWEQFPGLRDRLLAYGRFIEGKLSDWAEVMNFGLVDTEGEGRKAGEWFNANQVDLVFCHAATYSTSSTVLPVHQICKSPVVFLNLQPTERMNYESSTTGEWLAHCGACPVPEFANAFARAGLPFQVVNGLLGLDYSPDISLTNEITYERTEAISAWKEIEEWVKAASVPRNLRYSRFGFLGNTYSGMLDMYSDFTMVQAQSGIHLEMLEMCDLDRLVQEVTPQEVKAKLEEVHEMFEISGDSPSDPIARRPTKEQMEWSCKVAAAQERLVRAYDLDALTYYYHGAPGGHYEELQGGFIVGHSLLTARGIPCSGEGDLKTALAMKICDLLGTGGSFSEIVVVDYVDETIILGHDGPFHIAISQGKPILRGMGLYHGKQGSGVSVEAKVKTGPITTLNVTQTGDGKLKLIISEGESTNGPIMRIGNTQTPVKFKEHPDAYMKRWFMEAPTHHCAMAIGHQARLFEKVGCLMNMNTVIL; the protein is encoded by the coding sequence GTGGGGTTGAAAGCATACTGGGAACAGTTCCCGGGTTTGAGGGATCGTTTGCTCGCTTATGGAAGGTTTATCGAAGGCAAGTTATCCGACTGGGCTGAGGTGATGAATTTCGGTCTAGTTGATACTGAGGGGGAGGGACGCAAGGCCGGCGAGTGGTTTAATGCGAACCAGGTGGATTTAGTGTTTTGCCATGCTGCCACCTATTCTACGAGTTCCACAGTGCTTCCGGTGCATCAAATTTGTAAGTCGCCAGTAGTTTTTCTGAATCTTCAGCCTACAGAACGTATGAATTATGAGTCTTCAACGACAGGTGAATGGCTGGCTCATTGTGGTGCATGTCCAGTGCCTGAGTTTGCCAATGCATTTGCCAGGGCAGGACTTCCCTTCCAAGTCGTAAACGGATTGCTGGGGTTGGATTATAGCCCAGACATTTCATTAACAAATGAAATCACTTATGAGCGTACAGAAGCAATAAGCGCATGGAAAGAGATAGAAGAATGGGTAAAAGCAGCTTCGGTTCCACGTAATTTGCGTTACAGCCGTTTCGGCTTTCTAGGCAATACTTACTCCGGCATGCTGGATATGTACAGCGACTTTACAATGGTTCAAGCTCAGTCGGGCATACATCTCGAAATGCTGGAAATGTGCGATCTCGATCGGTTGGTTCAGGAGGTAACTCCTCAAGAGGTTAAAGCCAAGCTTGAAGAAGTGCATGAGATGTTCGAAATTAGTGGCGATTCCCCTTCTGATCCTATTGCGAGAAGGCCCACCAAGGAGCAAATGGAGTGGTCTTGCAAAGTAGCTGCTGCACAAGAGAGGCTTGTCAGAGCTTATGATTTAGATGCCCTTACGTATTACTACCACGGTGCGCCTGGAGGGCACTATGAGGAGCTGCAAGGTGGATTTATTGTAGGCCATTCATTATTAACGGCGCGAGGCATTCCGTGTTCAGGTGAAGGAGACCTGAAGACTGCTCTTGCTATGAAGATATGCGATCTTCTCGGCACGGGGGGCAGCTTCTCGGAAATAGTCGTAGTTGATTATGTGGACGAGACGATCATTTTGGGGCATGACGGTCCGTTCCACATCGCGATTTCCCAAGGCAAGCCTATTCTAAGAGGTATGGGCCTATATCATGGTAAACAGGGCTCAGGAGTTTCTGTTGAGGCAAAGGTCAAGACCGGGCCCATCACGACGCTAAATGTGACACAGACTGGCGACGGCAAGCTAAAGCTGATCATCAGCGAGGGGGAATCAACCAATGGACCTATTATGCGTATAGGCAACACACAAACCCCTGTGAAATTTAAAGAACACCCGGATGCATATATGAAGCGGTGGTTCATGGAAGCTCCGACGCATCATTGTGCCATGGCCATCGGACACCAGGCACGTCTATTTGAGAAGGTAGGCTGCCTCATGAATATGAACACCGTAATTTTGTAA
- a CDS encoding sugar ABC transporter substrate-binding protein, with protein MKNIRDVSMKKLTLISFILVLALVFTACSNSNGNASTAGNASNNPKETEGVTKDKGSETVTIRVAIRDYLTAEAEKVVAAFEDQHPNIKVELEPWPTNEDQYRQKITTNLAANNLPDILANLGGMVSLFADSGITMSLDELLGSDSGLNKDEFDEAFLQTGVSFGNKTKGEVHMLPLGADALVIFYNKRLFDEANVPYPTSDWDYEKFIDTARKLTIKDDKGNTVTYGANIRYTWQAIYGPLLENFEGSLVNAEMDKALFHSPEAIKGWKAMLEPEKEGIFVPMTVQNDMGNDNAPFLGGKAAMHTGIRAQVPMVRNGLKDDWDVVELPYINGVKKVGAGAVGFSITSSTKHKDEAWEFMKFIYDGEGGMKIFAENYSVVPPIKSLYNSSFWKELPGPPYSNHVFTDTLKYSVISPPLPVEASGAFKGAIKEALERYLLNDENNLEALMQEAADKATKALSENK; from the coding sequence ATGAAGAACATAAGAGATGTTTCAATGAAAAAGCTGACCTTGATTAGTTTCATCTTAGTATTGGCTCTCGTGTTTACTGCTTGCTCCAATTCGAATGGGAATGCCTCGACTGCTGGCAATGCCTCTAACAACCCAAAGGAAACGGAAGGGGTTACAAAGGATAAAGGTTCTGAGACCGTTACCATAAGGGTTGCCATAAGAGATTATCTAACTGCTGAAGCCGAAAAAGTAGTTGCTGCATTTGAGGATCAGCATCCTAACATTAAGGTGGAGTTAGAGCCGTGGCCTACGAACGAGGACCAATACCGACAAAAGATTACAACCAACTTAGCGGCGAATAATTTACCCGATATTTTGGCGAATTTGGGAGGGATGGTTTCCCTTTTCGCGGATTCCGGTATAACTATGAGCTTAGATGAATTGTTGGGTTCCGACTCTGGTCTTAATAAAGATGAGTTTGATGAAGCGTTTTTACAAACCGGTGTATCCTTCGGCAATAAGACAAAAGGCGAAGTTCATATGCTGCCGCTCGGAGCGGATGCCCTTGTTATCTTTTATAATAAGAGACTGTTTGACGAAGCCAATGTACCCTATCCAACAAGCGACTGGGATTATGAGAAATTTATTGATACGGCTAGGAAGCTGACCATTAAAGATGATAAAGGGAACACCGTTACTTACGGTGCCAATATTAGATATACGTGGCAAGCCATCTATGGACCGTTGCTAGAAAACTTCGAAGGCTCATTGGTAAATGCAGAGATGGACAAGGCGTTATTCCATAGCCCTGAAGCCATTAAAGGCTGGAAAGCTATGCTAGAGCCTGAGAAAGAGGGAATATTTGTACCGATGACGGTTCAAAACGATATGGGGAACGATAATGCTCCGTTTCTAGGCGGCAAAGCAGCTATGCATACAGGAATTAGAGCCCAAGTTCCTATGGTAAGGAACGGCTTGAAGGATGATTGGGATGTTGTTGAATTGCCCTATATTAACGGTGTAAAAAAGGTGGGTGCTGGAGCTGTAGGCTTCTCTATCACTTCAAGCACGAAGCACAAAGATGAGGCATGGGAATTCATGAAGTTTATTTATGATGGTGAAGGCGGCATGAAGATTTTTGCAGAAAACTATTCAGTGGTACCGCCGATTAAGTCGCTATATAATAGTTCGTTTTGGAAGGAGCTTCCTGGTCCTCCTTATTCAAACCATGTATTCACGGATACCTTAAAGTATTCGGTTATCTCCCCTCCTTTGCCGGTTGAAGCAAGCGGGGCGTTTAAGGGAGCTATTAAGGAGGCATTGGAGAGGTATTTGTTAAACGATGAAAATAATCTTGAGGCTTTAATGCAGGAAGCCGCGGATAAAGCGACAAAGGCTCTGAGTGAAAATAAATAA
- a CDS encoding helix-turn-helix domain-containing protein: MTAYKERYNTAWSNDSVRIIATSSSFAKANLFYVQEMGHFQTLPSYFTEREQLDSFLMIYTLGGIGHLTYQQQSHVVKANQLFFIHCMDYHHYRTDLDDPWELLWIHFNGSTAQGYYEKFAEAGEPVLSLQPESNIPYVMNQLLNYKKPSLYNELKCSKLLVELLTDCLLEQEQSYGLASSEGDYISAVIEEMKLHFQEKITLDDLAKKFAVSKYHLSKQFKRVTGFPPNEYLINIRITHAKELLKYSKLSIAQIAVEAGIENVSHFIYLFKERVECTPLIFRKMWQEGGSKK, from the coding sequence ATGACAGCTTACAAGGAACGATATAATACCGCTTGGAGTAATGACTCCGTACGAATCATCGCTACCTCTTCATCATTTGCAAAAGCAAACTTATTTTATGTACAAGAAATGGGGCATTTTCAGACACTGCCCTCCTATTTTACAGAACGCGAGCAGCTCGACTCCTTTCTGATGATCTATACACTGGGGGGAATTGGGCATCTTACCTATCAGCAGCAGTCTCACGTTGTGAAAGCCAATCAATTATTTTTTATTCATTGTATGGATTATCATCATTATAGGACGGACCTTGATGATCCATGGGAACTGTTATGGATACACTTTAATGGCAGCACTGCACAGGGGTATTACGAGAAGTTTGCTGAGGCTGGAGAGCCCGTTCTGAGCTTACAGCCAGAATCAAATATTCCTTATGTAATGAATCAGCTTCTTAATTACAAGAAACCTAGCTTGTATAATGAATTGAAATGCTCAAAGCTATTAGTCGAGCTTCTGACCGACTGCTTGCTTGAGCAGGAACAGTCATATGGATTAGCTTCTAGTGAAGGGGATTATATTTCTGCGGTCATAGAGGAAATGAAGCTTCATTTTCAAGAAAAAATCACGCTGGATGATTTGGCCAAAAAGTTTGCCGTCAGCAAATATCACTTATCTAAGCAGTTCAAGCGCGTAACAGGCTTTCCACCCAATGAGTATCTTATTAACATTAGAATTACACACGCCAAGGAGCTGCTTAAATATTCAAAACTCTCGATTGCACAGATCGCTGTCGAAGCAGGTATTGAAAATGTCAGTCATTTTATCTATTTATTTAAGGAACGAGTCGAGTGCACACCTCTTATTTTTCGAAAGATGTGGCAGGAGGGCGGTTCAAAAAAGTAA
- a CDS encoding ABC transporter permease subunit yields MRPSASPSHAGKPVKSREIVVSRLVKDLALNKYLYMMMIPVLAYYILFQYGPMYGAIIAFKEYSPIKGIVGSEWVGLAHFQSFFESYYFWRILKNTLLLSLYSLCFEFPAPIILALLINEVRNKRFKSIVQSVTYMPHFISLIVICGIIKDFTNSGGLINTFITYLGGDGQAMLQKPELFRSIYIISDIWQGMGWTSIIYLAALMNVDQEQFEAARIDGAGRLRQIWNVSLPGILPTIIIMLILRIGNLLSVGFEKIILLYNPAIYDTADVISSFVYRKGLLEFGWSYSAAVGLFNSVVNLILLVLANRLSKKFSENSLW; encoded by the coding sequence ATGAGACCTTCAGCATCCCCTAGCCATGCTGGGAAACCTGTTAAGAGCAGAGAAATTGTTGTTAGTCGCCTGGTGAAGGATTTGGCGCTTAACAAATACCTCTATATGATGATGATACCTGTTCTCGCGTATTATATTTTGTTTCAATACGGTCCGATGTATGGAGCTATCATTGCTTTTAAAGAATATTCGCCGATTAAAGGAATAGTAGGCAGTGAGTGGGTCGGATTGGCACACTTTCAATCTTTTTTCGAAAGCTATTATTTCTGGCGCATTCTGAAAAATACACTATTGTTAAGCCTTTACTCCCTTTGCTTTGAATTCCCAGCGCCTATTATACTTGCCTTGTTAATTAATGAGGTCAGAAATAAGCGGTTTAAATCCATTGTACAATCCGTAACCTATATGCCTCATTTCATTTCCCTCATCGTTATCTGTGGAATTATTAAGGATTTTACGAATAGCGGGGGCTTGATCAATACCTTTATTACCTATCTAGGCGGCGACGGGCAGGCAATGCTGCAGAAGCCAGAGCTCTTTCGAAGCATTTATATTATATCGGATATATGGCAAGGCATGGGATGGACATCCATTATCTATTTAGCAGCGCTCATGAATGTCGACCAAGAGCAATTCGAAGCGGCGCGCATCGATGGAGCGGGCAGACTGAGGCAAATATGGAATGTATCCCTTCCGGGCATCCTGCCAACTATTATCATCATGCTCATTCTCCGTATTGGCAATTTGCTTAGTGTAGGGTTCGAGAAGATTATCCTGTTATACAATCCTGCCATTTATGATACTGCTGATGTGATCTCCTCCTTTGTTTATCGTAAGGGCTTACTCGAGTTCGGCTGGAGCTACAGCGCGGCTGTAGGGTTGTTCAATTCCGTAGTCAATTTGATATTGCTAGTGCTTGCTAATCGATTGAGCAAAAAATTTAGCGAAAATAGCTTATGGTAA
- a CDS encoding sugar ABC transporter permease, producing the protein MTKEYWIRTKKALKNGDNWWALIFHFPNLLLFSVFTMFPILFAIILSFYNWNVVEAPVFVGLDNFVDFFRDDKAITSLQLNILLILYSVPTAVIISFLLAVLINRKMAGIQVLRTMYYFPIVISLVSSAVIWKWIYSKNFGILNYGLDFLGIPPVDWLGDSQFALIAIAIVIVWKHIPATIIIYLAALQSVPTHLYEAASLDGAGYWKKMRYITWPMVANATLLLFILNMIWTFFGSFDAVEVLTKGGPYGSTEIIIYYLYEKAFIELKLGYASALGIVLFVISLLITWLQFSLKKRGDK; encoded by the coding sequence ATGACGAAAGAGTACTGGATTCGAACAAAAAAAGCGTTGAAGAATGGAGATAATTGGTGGGCGCTCATATTCCATTTTCCTAATTTGCTCCTTTTTTCTGTTTTCACGATGTTTCCAATCCTGTTTGCCATAATCCTATCCTTTTATAACTGGAATGTAGTGGAAGCGCCTGTCTTTGTGGGATTGGATAATTTTGTCGATTTTTTTCGTGATGATAAAGCGATTACCTCCCTTCAATTAAACATTCTACTCATTTTATATTCTGTCCCAACTGCAGTAATTATTAGTTTTCTATTGGCTGTGTTGATTAATCGCAAGATGGCAGGCATACAGGTGTTAAGAACGATGTATTATTTTCCGATCGTTATATCCTTAGTATCATCCGCGGTAATTTGGAAATGGATCTATTCAAAAAACTTTGGCATTTTAAATTATGGTCTTGATTTTCTGGGAATCCCTCCAGTAGATTGGCTGGGGGATAGTCAATTTGCTTTGATAGCTATTGCAATTGTTATTGTGTGGAAGCATATTCCGGCGACAATCATTATTTATTTAGCCGCTTTGCAAAGTGTGCCTACACACTTGTATGAAGCCGCCTCTTTAGATGGCGCCGGATATTGGAAAAAAATGAGGTACATTACGTGGCCTATGGTTGCCAATGCTACTTTATTGTTATTTATCTTAAATATGATCTGGACGTTCTTTGGATCGTTTGATGCAGTGGAGGTACTGACTAAAGGCGGACCTTACGGTTCTACAGAAATTATTATTTATTATTTGTATGAGAAAGCATTTATAGAGCTGAAGCTTGGATATGCTTCCGCACTCGGAATTGTATTATTCGTAATTTCTCTGCTCATCACATGGCTGCAGTTTTCGTTGAAGAAAAGAGGCGACAAATAA